From the genome of Thiovibrio frasassiensis:
GGGTGGAACGGCTGGTGGCGGAGAGCGATTTTCTGGTCGATGCTCTTTTCGGCACGGGATTGCGCAGTAGGGTCTCCGGGGTTTTTGCCGCGGTGATCAAATGCCTCAATGCCAGCCCGGTGCCGGTGGTGGCGGTGGATATTCCCTCCGGGCTTGCCAGCGACACCGGCATTCCCCAGGGCACCAGTGTTCGGGCGCACCTTACCTGCACCTACGGCTTGCCCAAGTTTGCCCAGGTTGAGCCGCCGGGCAAGGAGTATGTCGGGGAGCTTGAGGTGATTGATATCGGCATTCCGGTCGAGGTTGTCGAGCGGATCGGGGTTGCGGTTGAATGGCTGGATCATTCTTGGGTCAAGGGCTTGATTCCGGCCCGCGGCCTTGCTGCCCATAAGGGAACCTTCGGCCATCTCCTGGCCCTGGCAGGCTCGCTGGGCAAGGGAGGCGCGGCAGTGCTCTGCGGCTTGGGCGGCCTGCGGTCCGGGGCAGGGCTGGTGACCATCGCTACGCCAAAGGCGCTCAATGGGTTGGTGCAGGGGGCATTACCCGAGGCCATGACCGAAGTGCTCTCCTTTTCGCAGCACTGTCTTTCCGAGCCCGATTATGAGCAGCTATTGGCAGCGTGCCATGGTAAGGGGGCGGTGGCCGTTGGCCCCGGTCTGGGAACCGCGGAAGAAACCGGCCAGGTGGTGCGCAAGCTCTATCGGGAATTGCGGCAGCCCATGGTGGTCGATGCAGACGGCCTCAACCTGCTGGCCGGCGAGGTTGCCGTGCTCGCCGCCGGGCCCAGGGTCTTGACCCCCCATCCCGGAGAAATGTCGCGGCTGGCCGGGATTTCAACCCTGGAAATCCAGGGCAAGCGGCGGGAGGTGGCTGCGGATTTTGCCAAACGGCATGGCGTAGTCCTGCTTCTGAAGGGGGCTTCCACGGTCATTGCCGCCCCGGATGGGAGGGTGGCCATAAACTCCACCGGCAATCCGGGCATGGCTGCGGGCGGCATGGGGGATGTCCTCACCGGTCTCATCGGCGGTCTGCTGGCCCAAGGCGTACCCCCTTGGGAGGCTGCCTGTCTGGGGGCCTATGTCCATGGTCTGGCCGCAGATCGGATTGTCAGGGCAGGGCGGCCGTTTGGTTTTCTGGCCAGTGAGTTGGCTGCGGAGATTCCCGGGGCCTTTCAGGAGGTTCTGCAATCCGGTGGTGCAGTATAGGATGGAGCTGGCAACGATATCTCTTGCAAGGGTTTTTTTTGCGCAGGTATCAGGCGGTGTTGGCTATAGCGTTGTGACGAGTTCAATAACCCCAGAACGGGAGAAAGCGGATGCGGATTGCTAAAGAGATTATGGCGAAAAAGGTTGTTTCGGTAAAGGCGGATCTGCCGGTGGAGAAACTGGCGGGCATTCTCTGGTCCCATCGTATCAACGGGGCGCCGGTGGTTGACGACGACGGGCAGTTGATCGGGGTGGTGACGGAAAGTGATCTGGTGGATCAGAACAAGAAGTTCCATATTCCCACCGCCATCTCTATCCTGGACTCGGTGATCTTTCTGGACCGCGCCAAGACAGTGGAGAAGGAGATCAGCAAGATGACCGGTGCCACGGTGGGGGATATCTGTTCCCGGGAACCGGTGACCATCCGGGAGGATACCCCGCTGGATGAGATCGCCACCATCATGTCCGAGAAAAAGGTGCATACCCTGCCGGTGCTCAAAAACGGCACTCTGGTCGGCGTGGTGGGTAAGGCGGATATCATCCGGACCCTGGCCCGGGGGTAATTCAGGCCAAGCGTACCTGGACCAGGCCGCGCACCGAGTTGCCCACGAAAATTGCCTCTGCCTGCTCAAGATCACGGCGGCTCAGGATGGATTCCCGTACCGCCAGCGGTGCGTGTGCAAGCAGATATCGGCGGAAAACCCCGGGCAGAAGCCCGCACTCCATGGGGGGAGTCAAGAGTGTGTCTTGTCGCTGGATAAAGATATTGGTGATGCTTCCCTCCGTCACCTCTCCCCTGGTGTTTGTAAAAAGCACCTCATAAAAATCTCCGGCCAAGGCCCGTTGCCGTTCGGTGTCATACAACTCCCGCAGGGTGGTTTTGTGAAAGAGCCAGGGAGATCCGGGGTCGGTGGCGTGGGAGGAGAAGGTAACCCGTGGTAATTGGGATTGTTCCATCTGCGGTCTCGGCCAGGTGAGGGTGGTCGGGGCTGGGCAGGGGCTGGCGCTCAGCGCAATCTCGCCGCTTTTTGCCAGGGTCAGCCGCACCCGCATGGGAGAGGCGGCAAAATCCAAGGTCAGCCTTTCGAGCCGGGTCAGGATCTCCTGCTTGTTGCAGGAATATTGGAAATAGGCGGCGGAAGCGGCCAGCCGCTCAAGGTGTTCGGGGAGGAGCCAGTAGCCGGAGCCCGGTTGCCAGAGGAGTGTTTCAATAAGGCTGAACGTTGGGGCCGGGTCGCTCAGAAAACGCCCCTTGAGCAGGCATTCCCGCCATTCCTGTTCCGGGTCGGAATCATGGATGATCCCGGAACCGATGCCCATTTCCCCTGTGGACCCGTTGAGCTCGATGGTCCGGATGGGCACATTGAAGGTTGCGTCCCCGGAGGGGGCGATAAAGCCGATGGCTCCGGTGTAAACGCCGCGCGGCCAGTTTTCCAGTTCGTGGATGATCTCCATGGTCCGGATCTTGGGGGCGCCGGTGACGGAGCCGCACGGGAACAGGGCACGGAACAAGGTCTCGATTGTTGTCTCTTTGGGCAGATGACCGGTGATGGTGGAGGTCATCTGGTGCAGGGTCTCGTAGGTTTCGATGTCGAAAAGGGATTGGGTTCTCACTGTTCCCGGGGTACAGACGCGGCCCAGGTCATTGCGCAGCAGATCGACGATCATCACGTTTTCGCTGCGATTTTTCTCGTCACCTTGTAAAAACTCCATCAGCCGTGCGTCTTCGGCGAGATACGGGCCGCGTTGCATGGTCCCCTTCATGGGGCGGACCAGGCAGTGCTCACCGCTTCGCTTGAAAAACAGCTCCGGGGAAAACGAGAGGATGTGTTGGGCGCCGGAGTGGAGATAAGCGCCGAAGGAAACACTCTGGTTGCGGCGCAACGCCTGATACAATCCTTCTGGAGCGCCGTCGAAGTCAAAGAGCAGCTTCAGGGTAAAGTTGACCTGGTAGGTGTCGCCGCTCTCGATATACCCCTTGATTTTGGCAAGGGCTGCGGTGTAGTCGGCTTGTGAGAGGTTGGGGCGCAAATCGGCGAGACGGTAGGATGTGGAGATCTCCGGCAACGGCGGCGTGGGCCAGGAACCGCTGAGCAACGCCCCTGTTTCGTGCGAGAAAATCAAGGGGGCGCGGAATACGCCCAAATGTGCCAAGGGTTTCTCTTGATCGGGCTGGATGCGTTTGGCCAGTGAGGGTTCGAGCAGATAGCCGAATTCATATCCCAGCCAACCGGCCAGATAGAAACCCTCCGCCAGAAACTCTTCCGCCTGCTGGAAAAATCGGGCAGGATCGTCATGGGGTTGGCAGACAAGATGTGCCACCGGTCTGTGGAAAAAATAGGTGTGGGCTTCCTCCGCGGTTACCCTGCTGGTCTCAAGGAAAACGCAGTCTTCTCTGGCCGCTGTGGCCATGATTCGGGCTAAGGTCTCGTCTGGGAGTGGGCAAGGCATGCAGTTGTTTTCGCGATGTTTTTGCTAATTGTGAAGAGGGTGGCCATCTGGGAAGTATCCTTATGTGAAACTTACTCCTTTACCGATTCGTGGGAAGTTAAGCAAGGTAAAAAAAAGAGGCATGGCCAGGGAGTTGCGGCTTTCTTTGTGATTTTTTGGCAACAGGCGCACTTCGTCTTGCGGGAACAATAGGAATATTTTATAAAAACAGATACCGGGTATCGACCGGCATGTTTCTAATGTGGACAAGAATTGCTCTTTGCGGAGCTTGGTTAGACAATTTCTATGGAGGGTTGTACGTTATGCTGATTAAAGACTGGATGGCAAAAGACGTCCTGACCGTGGATGAGAATACATCTCTGATGCGTGCCACCAGGATTCTGAAGGAAAACAGTATCCGTCGTCTGCCGGTTGTTTCCCATGGGAAATTGATCGGAATCGTAACGGATCGGGATGTGAAAGACGCCTCGCCTTCCAAGACAACCTCCTTGGATATTCATGAGCTTTATTATCTGCTCTCGGAAATGAAGGTAAAGGACGTGATGACCTCCAATCCGCTTACCCTGCGCGAGGATGAGACCTTGGAAAAGGCGGCGCTGGTCATGCTGGAGGACAAGATCTCCGGGCTGCCCGTTGTAGACGAGCTGGGGCATCTCGTCGGGCTGCTGAGCGAAACCGATGTTCTGCGGGGCTTTATTCACAGCACCGGCATCAAGGACGGTGCCATTCAATTTGTTTTTGACCTGCCGGATGCTCCCGGTTCCGTGACCAAGGTTATCGAGAGCCTGCGTAAATTCGATGTCAGGGTCATCAGTATCCTCACCTCGTTTGAGGATGCCCCGGAAGGGAAAAAACGGGTGGCCATCCGCGTGATGATCAGTGATGCCGGGCAAGAAGAGGCGATGGCCAAGGAGTTGCGTGAGACCTTTACCGTGGTCTACCATGGCAAGGACGAATTGAAAAATATGCCGCGGAAACGGGCTGTTTGATCATTCAGGAATAGGGAGTCGAACCTGGCTGGCATGCTGTGTCGCCGCCAGATTGTGCAAGAATAAAACAAGGCGTATTGTAAGCCGTGTTCCGTGGGTTGCCCGGAATACGGCTTTTTTTATGGTTTTTATGGGATGGGGAGTTCGCTGGCCGGAGGTGGGGGCGGTTCTTGGGGCCAGGCAGGGATGTCTTCCCTGAAGGCTTCCATGCTGACACCGGCACCGCCTGCGATGCCGGGTTTGCCGGTGGCGTTGTCCAGGGGGAGCATGACAATACCGGGTGGCAGGGGAAAGCCACCGGTCGGAGGATATGTCGCCTTTGCCTGGTTCATGAAATCAAGCCAGATCGGGGCTGCGGCCAGTCCACCTGTTTCCATGCGTCCCAAGGAAATATTCTGGTCATGTCCTATCCAGACGCAGGTTGTCAGGTCCGGGGTGTAGCCGACAAACCATGCATCCACGTTCTGGTCGGTGGTTCCGGTCTTGCCTGCGGCAGGAGCGCCGAAACTGCTGATGCCCCTGGCCGTGCCATCGGAAATGACCGCCTCCATGATGTGGGTCATCTGGTAGGCAACCCGAGGATCAAGGGCATCGCTGAAGGACGAATGTTGTTCTTCCAGGACCTTGCCATGGCTGTCCACAATCTTTTCGATGAAGACGGCCTGGGGCATGCGGCCGCTGTTGGCAAAGGCAGCGTATGCCCTGGTCAGTTCGAGGGGGGAGACCCCGGAGGTTCCCAGGGCCAGGGAGAGATCCTTCACCAGTGGCGAGCTGATGCCCAATCTCCTGGCCAGGTCAATGGTTTTGGTTGCTCCGATCTGTTGCAGGATCTTGATGGTGGGAATGTTTCGAGAATGGACCAGCGCATTTCTAAAGGTGGTGGGGCCCTCAAATTTATTGTTGTAATTCTTGGGCTCCCAATACTGCATCGCGGTGGCGCCGCGAAAGTGAATCGGTTCGTCAACAATCATGGTGGCCGGGGTCATCCCGTTTTCAAGACCGGCGGCGTAAATGAAGGGCTTGAAGGCGGAACCTGGCTGACGCCTGGCCTGGGTGGCTCGGTTGAATTGGCTTTTGTCAAAATCCGTACCGCCCACCATTGCCCGAACATATCCGGTCTTCACCTCCATGGAGATTAAGGCGGCCTGGGGCAGGGTGTCGGCGTTTTTGCTCTGGCGGATGGCCCATTTGGCGGTGCCGCGTTTAATGGCCATGTTGGCCGCTTTCTGCAGGTTCTGGTCGAGGGTGGTGTAGATGCGGAGCCCCCCGGTCAAAAGAGCCTCGCTCCCATATTTGCTTTCGACATAAGCCTTTACATATTCGATAAAATAATTGTTCTCCAGCGGGCCTTCCTTGGCCGGATTCCAGAGCAGTGTTTTCTCATACGCTTTTTTTGCGGCGGTTGGGGTGATATAGCCTTCTTCGGCCATGCGATTCAAGACATAGAGCTGTCTGTTTTTCGCCAGTTTGAAATTGCGAAATGGGGAATAGCGGCTGGGTGCTTGCGGCAACCCGGCCAGAAGAGCGACTTCAGCCAGATTCAGGTCCTGAACCCGTTTGTCAAAATAGATCTGGGCTGCGGCCTCGACCCCATAGGCGCCGCTGCCGAGATATATCTGGTTGAGATAGATATGGAGGATTTCTTCTTTGCTCAGGGCGTTATCGATCCGGTAGGCGAGAATTGCTTCCTTGATTTTGCGGGTATAGGTTTTTTCCGGGGTGAGCAGGAGCGCCCTGGCAACCTGCTGGGTGATGGTGCTTCCCCCTTGGCCCCGTTCCCCCGAGCGAATATTGTGGATAAGCGCCCGAATGATCGACCAGGTATCAACCCCGCTGTGTTGGTAAAACCTGGAGTCTTCCGCGGAGACAAAGGCCTGGGGAAGTAATTCCGGCATCGCGGAGAGAGGGACAAGAGTTCTGTTTTCCTTTGATACATGCGTGATCGGTTGTTGGGCAGAGTCGTAGATGATGGAGGTGGTGGCTGGCTGGTAATGTTTCAGTGAGCCGATTGCCGGAATATCAAGAGAGATAAAGAGATATAAGGCCGCGCCCAAGCCAATGGTCAGGGTGAGGCCGATGGTGAGCAGGAAGAGGGTGAGCTGGACATGGGTCCAGGTCCTGGTTGTGGGCTGGGTCTTGTTATGCACGGCAGACACTGGAAAATGTATTCTTTATGGAGCGGCAGGGAGCGAAGCCGGTTCCGCTACGTTTTATCAGCGACAGATAATACAGGGTTCGTCCGGCCAGGTCACTACATTTCTTGGGGTAGGTTCTTTTGGGGGGTGGGCAGGGAAAGAACAAAGGCTCCTCGGCCGCCACCGAGGAGCCTTTGCAAAGAAGGGGCTGATTGAGTCCGCTTTTGCGGAAAGACAGAAGGTCGTTTGTCTTTTTTCTCACATGATCGAAAAATCATGTTGTCCCTAGTTTTGTATGAAGCAATGTGCGTGCCATTGCTCTAATCCCTTGGCTTTTGTTGTCGTCTGAACATTTTAATGTGCTGTTATTTTGGCAGGTTGGATAATGAAAAATAATATATTTTTGGGGTTGTTTGAATTTTTACGTGCGGATAAAGTTGGATGCGCTTGGCTTATTTTGATTCCATGCGCGGAGTATGTCGGATCATTTTTCTCCATATTGAGATGGCTTCACCGTTTTGACGCGATAGGTTTTTTCACGGAGGCGTCTTGTCTATCGTGGTATTTTTTTGTTCTGTTTTTGTTTTGATCTTTTTGTTTTATCGAACTATTTTGTTTGCCCATGCTTGCGTGTTTATGTTGTCAAGGAATGGGATATTGCGCCTTTCGGTTTCGTGGTAATTAGAAAATGGGCTAAATGTGCACGAAAAAAATACCAAAAATGGGAATATTAAAAGAATAAAAACTTGACAATGGCTTTTTCCATTATGTAATTTGAAATTAATAGCATTGGACTTGGGTGGTTTCCGTTTAAAGCCTCCCTGGAGTTTTTTTACAGATAATAAAGCGCAAAGGAGGGCCACGGAGAAGGGGAAGATAGTCTGGTACGTCGCTGGAGTGATTCGTTCGGAGCCGCCATTCCTTTCGGATCAACGATGAACCAAAAGCCTGTGCGATCAGGTCGTTTGATTGAGGAGAAAAAAATGGAAGGTCTACTGTTTTTACTTTTCTGGATTGGAGGTGCAACACTTCATACCGTATTTGATCTCAAGATCAAACCGTTGATCCAAGCCAATGAGGAAACATTGCGATGAAGCTTGCTGGGTTCGATTGGAAGGTAAGGTTTTCGTCATGTAGGATCAGAGATTAAAACGATTCATTTACGCAAAAGGAGTGTTGTCCCATGAATAATTTTCTAGCTGATGTGTTGCCGCAAGAGGGTGGCTTGGTTGCCAGCCCCTCGCGTTCCTACAATGTAACTATTGCCATCGGCGGCCTGCTTGCTGCTCTTGGCCTTGCCGCCGGCCTGCATTCCATGTATGCCGGACATGAACATACCTTCGGGGTCACCCGGGATGTTCCCTGGGGATTGCTCATCGCCACCTATGTTTTTTTCGTGGTCAGTTCAACCGGGTTGTGCCTGGTTTCTTCCATCGGCCATGTTTTTGGCGTTGAGGCATTCAAGCCTATTGCCAAACGTTCCGTATTCATGGCAATCGTTACCATTGTCGCCG
Proteins encoded in this window:
- the pabB gene encoding aminodeoxychorismate synthase component I, encoding MPCPLPDETLARIMATAAREDCVFLETSRVTAEEAHTYFFHRPVAHLVCQPHDDPARFFQQAEEFLAEGFYLAGWLGYEFGYLLEPSLAKRIQPDQEKPLAHLGVFRAPLIFSHETGALLSGSWPTPPLPEISTSYRLADLRPNLSQADYTAALAKIKGYIESGDTYQVNFTLKLLFDFDGAPEGLYQALRRNQSVSFGAYLHSGAQHILSFSPELFFKRSGEHCLVRPMKGTMQRGPYLAEDARLMEFLQGDEKNRSENVMIVDLLRNDLGRVCTPGTVRTQSLFDIETYETLHQMTSTITGHLPKETTIETLFRALFPCGSVTGAPKIRTMEIIHELENWPRGVYTGAIGFIAPSGDATFNVPIRTIELNGSTGEMGIGSGIIHDSDPEQEWRECLLKGRFLSDPAPTFSLIETLLWQPGSGYWLLPEHLERLAASAAYFQYSCNKQEILTRLERLTLDFAASPMRVRLTLAKSGEIALSASPCPAPTTLTWPRPQMEQSQLPRVTFSSHATDPGSPWLFHKTTLRELYDTERQRALAGDFYEVLFTNTRGEVTEGSITNIFIQRQDTLLTPPMECGLLPGVFRRYLLAHAPLAVRESILSRRDLEQAEAIFVGNSVRGLVQVRLA
- a CDS encoding CBS and ACT domain-containing protein, with translation MLIKDWMAKDVLTVDENTSLMRATRILKENSIRRLPVVSHGKLIGIVTDRDVKDASPSKTTSLDIHELYYLLSEMKVKDVMTSNPLTLREDETLEKAALVMLEDKISGLPVVDELGHLVGLLSETDVLRGFIHSTGIKDGAIQFVFDLPDAPGSVTKVIESLRKFDVRVISILTSFEDAPEGKKRVAIRVMISDAGQEEAMAKELRETFTVVYHGKDELKNMPRKRAV
- a CDS encoding NAD(P)H-hydrate dehydratase, which translates into the protein MKIATAEQMLLCDRLTSAEYGISGLELMENAGRGTVAAMSRHFGSLVERKVLIFVGPGNNGGDGLVIARLLLAQGAQPQVVSLVALEKMQGDAARNLERVKQLAMPLYTCLAEEELSWVERLVAESDFLVDALFGTGLRSRVSGVFAAVIKCLNASPVPVVAVDIPSGLASDTGIPQGTSVRAHLTCTYGLPKFAQVEPPGKEYVGELEVIDIGIPVEVVERIGVAVEWLDHSWVKGLIPARGLAAHKGTFGHLLALAGSLGKGGAAVLCGLGGLRSGAGLVTIATPKALNGLVQGALPEAMTEVLSFSQHCLSEPDYEQLLAACHGKGAVAVGPGLGTAEETGQVVRKLYRELRQPMVVDADGLNLLAGEVAVLAAGPRVLTPHPGEMSRLAGISTLEIQGKRREVAADFAKRHGVVLLLKGASTVIAAPDGRVAINSTGNPGMAAGGMGDVLTGLIGGLLAQGVPPWEAACLGAYVHGLAADRIVRAGRPFGFLASELAAEIPGAFQEVLQSGGAV
- a CDS encoding CBS domain-containing protein gives rise to the protein MRIAKEIMAKKVVSVKADLPVEKLAGILWSHRINGAPVVDDDGQLIGVVTESDLVDQNKKFHIPTAISILDSVIFLDRAKTVEKEISKMTGATVGDICSREPVTIREDTPLDEIATIMSEKKVHTLPVLKNGTLVGVVGKADIIRTLARG
- a CDS encoding penicillin-binding protein 1A, coding for MHNKTQPTTRTWTHVQLTLFLLTIGLTLTIGLGAALYLFISLDIPAIGSLKHYQPATTSIIYDSAQQPITHVSKENRTLVPLSAMPELLPQAFVSAEDSRFYQHSGVDTWSIIRALIHNIRSGERGQGGSTITQQVARALLLTPEKTYTRKIKEAILAYRIDNALSKEEILHIYLNQIYLGSGAYGVEAAAQIYFDKRVQDLNLAEVALLAGLPQAPSRYSPFRNFKLAKNRQLYVLNRMAEEGYITPTAAKKAYEKTLLWNPAKEGPLENNYFIEYVKAYVESKYGSEALLTGGLRIYTTLDQNLQKAANMAIKRGTAKWAIRQSKNADTLPQAALISMEVKTGYVRAMVGGTDFDKSQFNRATQARRQPGSAFKPFIYAAGLENGMTPATMIVDEPIHFRGATAMQYWEPKNYNNKFEGPTTFRNALVHSRNIPTIKILQQIGATKTIDLARRLGISSPLVKDLSLALGTSGVSPLELTRAYAAFANSGRMPQAVFIEKIVDSHGKVLEEQHSSFSDALDPRVAYQMTHIMEAVISDGTARGISSFGAPAAGKTGTTDQNVDAWFVGYTPDLTTCVWIGHDQNISLGRMETGGLAAAPIWLDFMNQAKATYPPTGGFPLPPGIVMLPLDNATGKPGIAGGAGVSMEAFREDIPAWPQEPPPPPASELPIP